A single genomic interval of Deltaproteobacteria bacterium harbors:
- a CDS encoding DUF116 domain-containing protein → MKGLEGVEKSQEERPFPLATGRVADDPNVDRPKKRIFIFLLLVSCVVLVGVAFLLWWVPYVGLANIHPSLPLILAIALACLVLFGLGGALTLVLTILRGKNLFFNRRIRGVVIRELFPLLVGVGRCFGISKQAIRRSFVAINNKLVLAEAKKVKPNQLLILLPHCLQNHDCTVRITGKVENCKKCGKCKIKDLATLSETYHVPIAVATGGTLARRIVVEKKPKVIIAVACERDLSSGIQDSYPIPVFGIFNRRPFGPCFDTDVDMELVEKGIRTFLEP, encoded by the coding sequence ATGAAAGGTTTGGAAGGAGTCGAGAAGTCACAGGAGGAGCGCCCCTTCCCCTTGGCAACCGGGAGGGTGGCGGACGATCCCAATGTGGACAGGCCGAAAAAGCGCATCTTCATCTTTCTGCTTTTGGTTTCCTGTGTGGTGCTGGTGGGGGTGGCCTTCCTCCTTTGGTGGGTCCCCTATGTAGGCCTTGCAAATATCCACCCGAGCCTTCCCCTCATTCTGGCCATCGCCCTGGCCTGTCTGGTCCTCTTCGGCCTCGGCGGCGCATTGACCCTTGTATTGACCATCCTTCGGGGGAAAAATCTTTTTTTCAACCGGCGTATCCGCGGGGTGGTGATACGGGAACTCTTCCCCCTGCTGGTGGGTGTGGGCAGATGCTTCGGTATCAGTAAACAGGCCATCCGAAGATCCTTTGTGGCCATCAACAACAAACTGGTTCTGGCTGAGGCCAAGAAGGTTAAGCCGAACCAGCTTCTTATCCTTCTCCCCCACTGTCTCCAGAATCACGACTGCACGGTCAGAATTACCGGTAAGGTGGAGAACTGCAAAAAGTGCGGCAAGTGCAAGATAAAAGATCTGGCGACACTATCGGAAACCTACCATGTGCCCATTGCGGTGGCCACGGGCGGGACCCTGGCGAGGAGGATTGTGGTGGAGAAAAAACCCAAAGTCATTATCGCTGTGGCGTGCGAGCGGGACCTTTCCAGCGGCATCCAGGACAGCTACCCGATACCTGTCTTCGGCATATTTAATAGAAGACCGTTCGGCCCCTGTTTTGATACGGATGTGGATATGGAACTCGTGGAGAAGGGGATACGGACCTTTCTGGAGCCATAA
- the fmt gene encoding methionyl-tRNA formyltransferase produces MGTPEYAVPSMEKLVEHGYSLLAVVTQPDRPKGRGRKSIFPAVKEAARRFSLPVLQPENVSDKDFCKIIQDLGPDLLVVVAFGQVLKKDLLDIPHWGALNIHASLLPRYRGAAPIQWAVINDERETGLTAMHMDEGLDTGPILFQEAVPIGPEETWGELHDRLSRLSGDVLVKTIKKLISHELMEKAQDDNFATYAPKIDKSISRVEWARSARSVSALIRGLDPWPGASTLAGGKEIKLFSARVEEANSSGIPVTRNPGRVAGRSEDGLLVETGEGTVRIRELQAPGRRRLPAAKFLLGFQIDEGTVLE; encoded by the coding sequence ATGGGCACCCCAGAATATGCCGTGCCTTCGATGGAAAAACTGGTCGAACACGGGTATTCCCTCCTGGCTGTTGTGACGCAACCGGACCGGCCCAAGGGCCGGGGCAGGAAATCGATTTTCCCGGCGGTCAAAGAGGCCGCCAGACGGTTCAGCCTTCCTGTTCTTCAACCTGAAAATGTGTCGGACAAGGATTTTTGCAAGATTATTCAGGATTTGGGTCCTGATCTCCTGGTCGTGGTCGCATTCGGCCAGGTTCTCAAAAAGGATCTCCTGGATATCCCCCATTGGGGAGCACTCAATATCCATGCGTCACTCTTACCCAGATATCGAGGGGCCGCTCCGATCCAGTGGGCCGTCATCAATGACGAAAGAGAGACCGGCCTGACCGCCATGCACATGGATGAAGGTCTCGACACCGGGCCCATTCTGTTCCAGGAGGCGGTGCCCATCGGTCCGGAGGAGACATGGGGGGAACTCCATGACCGGCTTTCACGTCTTTCAGGGGACGTGCTGGTGAAAACGATTAAGAAGTTGATAAGCCATGAACTGATGGAAAAGGCGCAGGACGATAATTTCGCGACCTATGCACCCAAGATCGACAAGAGCATCTCCAGAGTGGAATGGGCGCGATCGGCCCGGTCAGTGTCGGCCCTGATCCGTGGCCTGGATCCATGGCCCGGTGCATCGACCCTTGCCGGGGGTAAAGAGATAAAGCTTTTTTCCGCCAGGGTTGAAGAAGCCAACAGTTCCGGTATTCCCGTGACCCGTAACCCGGGCAGAGTCGCAGGCCGTTCTGAAGACGGTCTGCTGGTGGAGACAGGGGAGGGGACGGTACGGATCAGGGAGCTTCAGGCTCCCGGTCGGCGAAGACTGCCTGCCGCCAAGTTTCTCCTGGGATTTCAAATAGATGAGGGAACCGTCCTGGAATGA
- the def gene encoding peptide deformylase codes for MRIYTYPDPVLKTPAEPIREIDEDLQHQIDWMIETMYAAPGIGLAANQVGLLKRVIVFDCRPREKGRDPAVLINPEVILGEDKIRWEEACLSVPDFSAEVVRKAQVKVKGLDRNGNPIDIEAEDLLAVCLQHEVDHLNGTLFIDHLSTLKRALYKKKVMKTLKEQ; via the coding sequence ATGAGAATATATACCTATCCCGATCCGGTTCTCAAGACCCCGGCTGAACCGATACGGGAGATTGATGAAGACCTGCAGCACCAGATCGACTGGATGATAGAAACCATGTACGCCGCCCCTGGCATCGGGCTTGCTGCCAACCAGGTGGGCCTTCTCAAGCGGGTCATTGTATTCGACTGCCGGCCGAGGGAGAAGGGGAGGGATCCCGCAGTTCTGATCAATCCTGAGGTGATCTTGGGAGAGGATAAGATAAGGTGGGAGGAGGCCTGTTTGAGCGTCCCTGATTTTTCCGCCGAGGTAGTCCGGAAGGCCCAGGTAAAGGTGAAGGGGCTTGACCGCAACGGCAATCCAATAGATATCGAAGCCGAAGATCTGCTGGCCGTATGCCTCCAACATGAGGTGGATCATCTGAACGGAACCCTTTTTATCGATCATCTCAGCACTCTCAAACGGGCCCTGTATAAGAAAAAAGTGATGAAAACGCTTAAAGAACAATAG
- a CDS encoding HD domain-containing protein, which produces MLKRMVEFMFEMGMLKRTPRTGYQFLGSGRESVADHTFRTAVIGYALASMEPEADREKVILMCLFHDFPEARTGDHNYVNKKYVTVDEEKAVQDQVQGLPFGDEVSRLIQEFNGLETLEARLSKDADQLDLILELKEQLDLGNTQAEEWLSFALKRLLTASGKQLAQEIMTTKRDSWWFDKKTDWWINGPKNNHSLNQG; this is translated from the coding sequence ATGCTGAAACGAATGGTGGAATTCATGTTTGAGATGGGCATGCTCAAGAGGACCCCTCGCACCGGATACCAATTCTTGGGTTCCGGCCGGGAATCTGTGGCAGACCACACTTTCCGGACGGCCGTTATCGGATATGCGCTTGCATCCATGGAACCCGAGGCCGATCGGGAAAAGGTGATTCTCATGTGCCTGTTTCACGATTTTCCGGAGGCCAGGACCGGCGATCATAATTATGTAAACAAAAAATATGTGACGGTTGATGAAGAAAAGGCCGTCCAGGATCAGGTGCAGGGGCTTCCCTTTGGAGATGAGGTCTCACGGCTGATTCAGGAATTCAATGGGCTGGAAACCCTTGAAGCCAGGCTTTCAAAGGACGCAGACCAGCTCGATCTCATTCTTGAACTCAAGGAACAACTTGACCTGGGCAATACCCAGGCTGAGGAGTGGCTCTCATTTGCCCTGAAAAGGCTGCTCACCGCGAGTGGAAAGCAGCTGGCCCAGGAAATCATGACCACAAAAAGGGACTCCTGGTGGTTTGACAAAAAGACAGACTGGTGGATCAACGGCCCTAAAAACAACCACTCCCTCAATCAGGGTTAA